The Balaenoptera acutorostrata chromosome 2, mBalAcu1.1, whole genome shotgun sequence genomic sequence gcccgcgtgtagcaacaaagaccagatgcaaccaaaaaaaaaaaaaaaatcttattttaaaggCGAGATATCTAGGGAGAGAAAAGTAAGTGACTTTATACAAGTTACTTAAGCAGCAGAACCACTCCCACGCTCTTTCTACTCTCTCCGTTACAGTCAGAGAAATGATCACCTAAAAACAATTAATAAccatctaaaaataataataaaaaaataaagagagcaaaaaaatttttcttgaaaattttgattatttcttgAACATTTGAGTATTTCTGAGCAGGAAAATGCAGATTAGGCCTGAAAGCAAACTCAACAGCCCTCCTTAGTTCATGTCTTTCCTGAACAGCAGGAAGACTCAGGAGAAGGACGTTTCATGTTCATATCCCATGTTGAGGACGTCATTTAATGAAGAAGTCTAGATCATCTATTTTGATGTGTCGTATCCCTGATACTGAAACGATAGCTCACAGAGACACAGTGCTCACTCCACAAATGACACTATTCATCCTGCAAGCACAGGCTCCCTAACAAGCCGGCTTACCTACTTCTACAGGTTTGCTGGACAGAGCTGAGAACGTGAGATACGTGACGTAGCAGCTGATGAGACCCGACTGCAGTAACCCAGAGTGCGGCTGTCCTGGAGGATGAGAAGAGACAGCGTTTTGAATCAACGATGAGAAAGCATATGTGCCTTAAAAAAACAGGTCTCTCCCAAATGATATCCCTCCAACTTGGAGCCCCACCCTTCAAGGTAAGAAGAGGTACGTAATGTGTTTCTCAGACGACACCAAAACatttggggagggggcggggcggggagtgATACACTGAACCTAACTGCTGTTTTAGAGACGACAAGTTCTGCCGAGTTCTCTCCCAACACCCTATTTTGATAATAACTACAGCTGTACTGAAACATATTGCCTGGTCTCCCTGAGGTTCATAACATTAGTTCTTAAATCACAAAATCTCCAAAGAAAATTTACTGTCGTTATTTGTGACATCACATAGCTTAGTGGGGTAAATGATGGATTTTATAGGGTGGGCCTGGATTCCAGATTCGACAAGGCCATCAGACACACATAGTCCATGACAGTGGGAAAAAGCTCatatctgtcaatggacaaaaAACCTTTGGGAATACCAGAGCTGGTCCAAACCAAAGAAGAAGGCTATGGGACTGAGCATTCACTGGGAAAAGGTCTTCAACGTTacaatatttaaattaaactGTTTGGATGGTTGAGAGTAACCAAGACGTGATAAAAGCGATTCATCctttttttggtgaaattttCAACCACCTGCAGACATAAAAGGATTTAGTTTTACCCAGTCTTccctctgattaaatttattcccagagttataattatttaattataatgaCCAATAAAGGTAAAAAATAGGCCCTTTTATAATGTTGCTCTTTGGCATGGGAATAAGACTCACCTTAACAATTAATGGCATTAaaccaaatatttcaaaatattataactATTTCAAAAAGTAGGATTTAACccaaagaatattttaatctgAATACTAATGCTTTAGGAAATTCTTAATTGATCAATTAAAGGAACTGGAGGAGTAATAACCACCTCAATTTCAATAATGAACTCCCATCATCTTTCCTTTTGGCTTTGAAACAAGCATGAGCAAGATGAGGCTCACAGGTTTCTGTTGGCTTTGCAGAGGAAGGACCGGGATACGAGAAAGGTTAGCTCCCAGAGCTGGCTGCCGGCAGAGCCAGGATTGGATTTCCTGCTTCCTGACTCTGGGACCACGCTGTCCTCAATTTGTGGTCCACAGGGGTCTTAAGTGAAAGATGAGCCGCAAAACAGCTCCTTCCGTAGCCTTCTCACTCATTCAAGTTTTACACAGAGATCACAGGGAAGAGCTAAATATCCACTCAAGGTGTTTTCCATTGAAAGGCTCCTTGTAGTACATTATGTAATGGCAACATCTATCTCCTTATTTATTGGCTTCATTACACTCAAATCTTCGACACAAGGCATGCGTGACTATCACATTCGCCCCAGTGTGGGGCATGAAGGGGACACTGGGGTCCCACCTTTCCTATTGCTGACCCACCCGTGGTAAATTAAGGAATGACCATAATTTCCAAAAAGGGAGGGGTGTTGCTCAAAGACATTTATAATATGAATAAGGAAGAATGGGAAAAAACTGTGCTTACGATTTTGGACACATGGTGAGATGGCTACCGCTGAAATAAGCAGACACAGGCCTCCGTTTATCCCcagaagaattttattttccacGCAACCATCTTTCTGTGTATAAAACACTGCCATCAAAATCAAGCCTCCCGTGGCGATGGAGTACATGATGAGAGTCACCAGGGACAGAGAGGCGTACCACAGCTTGTTGCTAGCTGTGCCTGCGGTCCTGTTTCTCCAGGAAgtggagaagaggaaggggagagaagacaGGTCAGTTGATTCTCCGACAGCATCTACCATCCCTCAGGCATTATTAACTAATGCTATCAGGCCCCAGGCCATAGTAATGAGTTATCCAGAAGGCCTATCATTTTACCGACTAGAAGCTCGAAGGTACAGGTAAATATGTAAAAACTTCTTGGCTCAAGCATAGAATTTTTTCTAAACACTGAAAACATTCCATCTTTGACTCAAGTGTATTCACCAAGTAAAACGAATATACCACAGACTTTATTCTAGCTTCCCCATTCTGGATGTCAATTACCCTGGGACAGGTTTTGGCAGTATTAAAAAGTGGCTCTTTGCTGGAGTTTGAGCTTTCCCCATAAACACAGAGCTTGGAGGTGCCAGTCTCTTATGCCAAGCGCTGCCAGCAGCTCCTGCTGATGCTCATCTTCTCTTCAGGGAGAGAGAAGCAAATGAACTTCACCCGGTGAAAGACTGGCTGACCTCAGCTCTTCTGTCCCTGCACTGAAAAGGAGAATCTCTACTAGTACTGCTTCTCCCAAACAATGCCAGGTATGATTAAGGAGAAGTCTGACAGTAGAAAAAGTGAAGAcaggaatttcctggtggtccagtggttaggactcagtgctctcactgccaggggcccaggttcaatttctggttggggaactaagatcccgcaagccacgcagcacggccaaaaaaaaaaaagggggggcggggtggggggagaataaAATCAGCCGGCAAAAGAGTAAAAATTTTAATGGGATTTACaataaagaatctaaaagaggAGGTTAATGTGCTCTCTGGTTTatataaacattaataaagggATGGGAGAAATAAGTAGTGATTTCACAATCTACAGAAACTGttcagaacaaagaaaagagTGCTTATTGTTGCTAAATGAAGAGGACAGAACAACAACAGGGGGATGGACTGAATCACTGTCGTCTGCCTCAGGAATCAATTGCCCTTTGTAACCACACTCTCACAAACCTTCACAGAGAAAGCAGCATACTTAATGTCTTCACAAAGCTGGAAAGTGTTCAAGCAACCCAGCTAAAATGTTCCAATTATGAAGTTACTGCAGCCGGAGACAAAGAAAACAGGGAGGAAAGGCCAAAATGACAATGACCATCATATTCCTGAAACTGAGCCAGGTGCTCCGATGACCACAGAGTTATTCTCACAGAGAAGGCACACAaagcaaatgaagagaaaatgaaactagAGAAAGGCAGGAGCCAAATGGTAATCGATGACAGGGAGAGAAAACGGATTATGTAGAAAAAGGTGAACACTGCTGACCAGTGTGTAGGTGGGGTCCAGCTGTTTCCTCACTAGTCTTTTGGGTTACGTTATTAGTATAAGAAGGACTTTCTTAACAGTTAATTTATGCTTAGATTCCCAAGGTTAAATCTTCAACCCTAACCTCTCCGCTCAACTCCAGGCTCCTATTATCCAACTGTTAATGTCTCCACTTGGAGGTCTAATCTGCATGTCAAATTCAGCAGGTCCAGATTAACTTCCCAATATTCAAACCTCCATCCCCAAACGTGCTCTTCTATGATCTTCCCAACCTCAGAACACGGCAATTCCATTCTTCTCattaggggtgggggtggggggagattaaAGAACTGCAGTTGCTCTTGACCgctgtctttttctctccctgctcctgtcctctccccaccaccatgCCATCCCCAGCAGCAAATTCCACTGGTTCCAACTTCAGACTATATCAGAATCTGACTGCTGCTACCACATGGCTCCAAGCCACCTCGTCCCTCACCTGGATCATCTCCCACTAGTCTCCTTACGTGCACCTGTAACCCCCTCTCATCTTTTCTCAACTTAAAATGTGCATTAGACTCCATCTCTCTAGTGCCCTTCCATGATGGTCCCAGAAGCCCTTCATGAGCCAGCCCAGGGCCGTCTCTGATTTCATCTCTTGCACCCTTCCCTCACCACTGGGGTCCAGCCACAGTGGATGTCCCTGTGCCCCTTAAAGAAGCCAGCACAATCCTGCCTTAGGCTCTCCCCAACTTCCCTCGTCTCCCTCACACCTCGTCATGAAAGCCTTTCCCTGCTCTGCTCGCCCCAACTCCCAtaccctgctttctttttctccagagcACTTTTCGTCATTGAACCTAGTCGTATTTGCTTGATTATAAGTTATCTATCCCCCCTCTCCCCAGGAGAATGTACGCTCCACAGAGCAGGACACGGTTGCATTCACTGCTGCTCTCCTACTGTCGAGTGCCCGGCAAATAATAGGTGCTTAATGAATACTGGTGCAAGGACTGCCAACTGTTAGAGAATAACTGGGTGCAGCAATGGTGGCAGAGTGGCTGTGATTCCTGCTGCTCCAGACTCAGTTGGTCCTCCCCATGACATCTTCTACAGACACCCCAAATAAGTGCTGTGACTTATTTACCTTTATACTCTTGGTGCCCGGCACACAGTTAATACTCCAAAAATTTTGAATCAGTGCTCAATAAGAAGCACTTGGATGGAGATCAGAAAAAGACCGGGCAGCGGGGAGGAGTGTATGGACACAGAAGCAAGCAGGTTATCAGGTTAGGAAAGATGGCTGGGCTCAGgcttcgggtgagggttaggagtaaacaaaacccaacaacaacattaatttaaaatctagaaaatctaataaataaataaataagatctaGAAAATGGGTCTTCATTAGAAATAcctaaatagggcttccctggtggcgcagtggttaagaatccgcctgccaatgtaggggatatgggttcaagccctggtccgggaagatcccacgtgccgcggagcaactaagcccgcgcaccacaactactgagcctgcgctctagagcccgcgagccacaactactgaagcccgtgtgcctagagcccatgctccacaacaagagaagccaccgcaatgagaagcccgcgcaccgcaacgaagagtagccccggctcgccacaactagagaaagacccaatgcagcaaaaaaaaataaaaattaattaattaaaaaaaaaatgcaactccccccaaaaaagaaacacCTAAATATACtgtttactttttgttatttcagttttttttaaataaatttatttatttatctatttattggaggcgttgggttttcgttgaggtgcacgggcttctcattgcagtggcttctcgttgcggagcatgggctctcggtgcacaggcttcagtagttgtggcacacaggctcagtggttgtggctcacgggctctagagtgcaggctcagtagttgtggcacatgggcttagttgctctgcggtatgtgggaatcttcccagaccaggattcgaacccgagtcccctgcattggcaggcagattcttaaccactgcgccaccagggaagtccctgttatttcAGTTTTGATATAGAACTGATGCTTCGAATTATAAAAATTGACCTAGAAAGTgtcaaaaacaagacaacaggcttAGAAAGGAGTcgcttatgctaagccccacatcaccaAACCAACACAGCTTAAGAGTTTCAGCTCTCCCAGAAacggaatcttaaaccagtcaatccgGAATCCcctgatcagcactagttaggtCACCTAACTGGCAGACGCCTGCCATCCCCTGAAGGAAAGTTACCTCACAATAACCAACCTGCTTTTTTGCCGAATATAACTTCCTTGTCCCTGCTCTCTGCTGCctataaatgtcttttattttgtacagctcctcggagctcctttctatctgccaGACTGGAGGGTGCCCAATTTGAATCAAATTTTGCTCGgacaaactcttaaaaaaattttaatatgccccAGCTTACCttttaacaaaagaacaaaacacattAAACATCACCCAACCACAACAtttttcaggtaaaaaaaaaactgaggtcaGAGAGGCCAAGTCATATGCCTCAAGTAAAACAGCCAGAGAGCCAGGGGCACTAAAATCTGCAGCATTTGTGTCCAGGCCCATGGCCTTTCTATCCTACTGCCTTTCGGGTCTTCTCCTTCTCAAGATCTttacaaaaggaggaaaaaaaaaaaagaaaggaaaagggaagaaaactttTGGTTGTTCCATGAAGAGTGATACAAGTATTATATTTTCTAGACTAACCTTGTAAGCAAGAATCTCTGTTaagaaacacataaaaaaaaactaaattagatgaatttacataaaaataacaatacttGTACGTTTCCTAGCTTAATCCTAATTTTAGGCCGACCAACCAGCTGTGAGTACGTAGACAAAAGAGATTTTGTTGGGACACTGGCCTCAAAGCCAGGACAACAGCAACATCAATCGTTGCAAAGCTCTTAAGCCATTCCTATTGGGTggtttctggaaagtttttaaagcaatcaaactcttccaaaatgcctgTTAAAACCTGGCATCGATAATTAGTCCCAGAAAATGGCTTCAGAATCAATCAAAACATTAAAGTCAGAGTAAAAAAGCACAAGTATTCTCAAGAGAACATACTATTTAATGGGCAAACCAGGCACTCAGTATCaaagatattaatattttaccatGAAGTTCCTTACTCGaagtttatttgtaaaaattttagaaaaaacttAGGGTGATGCATTCATTTTgtcaaataaaaaattcagaatgAAAGTACTTAAGAATcaccagggagggcttccctggtggcgcagtggttgagaatctgcctgctaatgcaggggacacgggttcgagccctggtctgggaagatcccacatgccacggagcagctgggcccgtgagccacaattgctgagcctgcgcgtctggagcctgtgccccgcaacgggaggggccgcgatagagaaaggcccgcgcaccgcgatgaagagcggtccccgcaccgcgatgaagagtggcccccgcttgccgcaactggagaaagccctcgcacgaaccgaagacccaacacagccataaataaataaataaataaataaataaataaataaataaataaataaataaataaataaataaataaataaaatgagaaacagcatgtttaaaaaaaaaaaaaaaaaagaatcaccagggaattccttggtagtccagtggttaggattccatgtttttactgccgagggcccgggtttgatccctggtctgggaactaaaatcccacaagccacatggtgcagcaCCCCCCgccatccccccccccaaaaaaagaatcaTCATCAATGGAAAGAATGGTATTTAATCAATTAAAATGCATTTCCAACTTATTGTGCATATTTCTTCTGCATAACTGAGAACAGGGTCACATAAAACTATAGTCAACCATTTGACTTATCTTTAGGAAAACTTTGCTGCCTCGAAACAAGATCTAGTAGAAGCCCCAAACATACTAGGTTTCAGAGATGACTCAAAATGCAGGACAGCATGCAATATTAAACTTATATATGTACTCAGACCTAGAAATCTGTATTATCATAGAGATTAAGATTTGAGGGGAGTTCcacggcagtccagtggttaagactctgcacttccaatgcagggggcgtgggttcaatcccgggtcagggagctaagattcccacatgccgcgcagcgcgGCCcccgcccaaaaaaaaaaaagatttgaaaaaatacCAAAACACGCCTGTAGTGCTACCTGTATGACTATTCAATGTgctgtaaacatttttaaattggcaTTTGGGTGCTTACTCCAATATTtaccaaataataaaatggttaaCACTATCTTTTCACTCAGTCATCTCATGATTCgattttcaaaaaaacaaaaccaaaacaaaacaactactACTACCACTAAGCTGAGGAATATAATCAGGATGAAAAGCATTTTGAGAGAATTTGGacagtatattttgttttatccaaaataaaaaataaaattcattcataTAGAACTTTCAGATCCCCCGCCCAAACAGTACAAAATAACATGATGCCTACAAAATCTACAAAATTACAAAAGCCTTACTGGATATAGCAGGCAGTTATTTTCATTCATACTTTATAAGTAAAGTAAGACAGAGCACTTCAGTGCTTTGCTCAGAGGTCACAAAGAGAGTCAACCTGGCCTTAGCACTGAAGGAGCTGGACCCTTGTCTAGCTGTCATTTCCTCAATGTGGCTCAGCAAGAAATAAAACGAGCCATTAATAGTTTGGCATTTCCCATGTATTCTAGGATGTGAATTCTATTTTCAAGGCACTTACAAagggtctattttttttttaaagtcggGGAGGCTTTCTAAGGTAGAACAACAGATCTTCCTTATGAAGGGGTTCTTCCCCTCTTAGGCAGTTGAGaaggaacaaaaattttttaaaaaagaaaagcactatTTCATTGAATATTCTTTGCAGAAAATGAACCTCCAGCTCCaaagtacttttttctttctttttaatctcctAAGGATGGGCGCCTAAGATAAAGCCTACCCAAATTTTCAGCCACTAACGCAAGCATGGAACAGGGGCTGCAAGGTGCCAGCAGTGGGGCTGAGTGTGGCTAAGTCTTAGAGCCCAAATGAGAGGGTGCAGGGAAAAGAGAGCCAAAgggtgaaaagaaatgaagtggaaaaaggaaaagtagaaagGCGAGAAAAACAGTATGGGAGAGGAGTAAATGAAGAGGTCCaaagagcaggaaggaagggagagaacaaGCAAAAATTGTTTTTGGTGTAAGCAGGCTGCTAATCCCTGGCAATACAACTCGGGGTAGAGCCTCTGTCAACACTGGGCACTTTCTCTGAGTCAGAGAGTAAGTTCACGCGGAAGCTCTCCATAAAGGCACATACCAGTTCTTGTTCCATTTATGTGCAAACTCCACAAGTAAGAGGAGCTGGATGCCTATGAACAGGAAGCCTCCGACGGCTCCCACATAGCGCCAGGCTGCAAAAGAAGACCGTCCGAAAGGAGATGAGGTGACTGTCCCAAGTGTTTAACTCACAAGAGAGTAATGACTACAGTTAGTTTTTACTGCAGGCTCCCTGTACCAGTAACACATTTAATTCCCACACAACCCTACAAGGTGGGTACTACTATtacacccactttacagatgagaaaaactgagaGTCTACACGTAAGTTGACAAGGTCCCATAGCCAGCAAAGGGTGGGGCTGGGATGTGAACACAGGCAATCCGGCACCACAGCATCCAAGCTTCACCTCCATGCTATAAATAAATGCCAGATAGCCTAACAGATGCAGTAATTCATAAAATCAACAATGACCCTCAATTTAAAAGTAAATCACACAATGCCAGAAAAACCAAGGATTCAAATTTTACCGGATAGAGACCCACCAATGTCCAGTGAGGAAATGAGGTTCAAATGGGGGGCCACGGACTCAGGTTCTACTTCTGGCTCGGCCACAGAGAAGCCCAAACCTTGGATAAGCGCATCACATCTCTGGGTTGTCTATAATACGACTGAGCTGTGCTAGAGGATGGACAGCTAGGTCCCGTCCCATTCTAAGTATATTATCGTAATATATACAAGGACCTCTGTGGAGAATAGAAAACTAGTTACCAGTATTTTAGGTAAAAAGACAACTTGGATACAACTTCCTTAAGGAGTACATAAAACCGGTATGACCCTAAGAAACTATCTGGAGCCTGATATATGGCTATTTGAGGGACTATGGCTGTTCCTTATTCACAATGTGAATATTTTTACTATCTTAATAAGGAAAGTGAATCCATTTGGGTCTGAACAGTGTTCTGAACCTCTAAAACTCaggcttttttcccctccctacCTCATATGAAGAAGGGCCCCTTGTTTCAGCTATGATTGAATgctttatattaaataattttggtAGGTTCTATCAATAAGGAATATAATTCAGTGTTATACAGTTTCACATAAGGCAAGTTTAGAGATAGTCTGGAGGATGCCTTTCTTACCCCATTATAGCTACAGCAGATTTAAAGCTGCTAAGAAGCCCTAAGTTTGTGTGCAGTGCTCAGAAAGAACAAGGTCTCCCCGGGTCACGCTGACATGCTAAACTAGTTTTCAAACAAGTTTTAAGTGCTTCATTTTCCCTTCAGGCTAATAACCTTAGTTTCAATTCTTCAAGCGGTAGAGTAACTAAAGGTCCTCTCACCCCTCCCAGGGAGGGAGaagtgggcgggggtggggggtgggggtgggcggctACAGAGGGTGGGTGAAGTGTGGGCAGCTgaggcaggattttttttttttaagctataagAAAGTTAGTAACCTACAATATCAAAGGCACCCTGGACTACGCTTTCGAACAGTTTTACAAAGtgaataaaaacacaataaacaGATACCCCCAATACCCCATCTGTACCATTTAGAAAGGTCTCCTGATCTGGAATGAAGAAGGCTCCTGAGCACATGGCCCCCAACAGCAGAAGTTTAAAGAACCAAAAGctggaggggaaggagaaaaaaaaaaaaaaggaaatgtatttaaATGATATTCAAGGAAGGACAAAAGACCTCTTAGAGGTAAGCGTGTCAATTCACGATTCTGTTCTCTCCAAATGGAGGGGAAGTAATTAAGTGACTGGAGACTGCCTTTTCCCATAATTAGACAGACTTCGGTGTGGCCTCTGATTGTGCAAAACCATTTTGTTGCAGGGGTGGAAGTGACCTGGGGGAAGCTCTTGGtataagaaataaacttttatctcCAATGCATTTCTCATTATGGTACCAGGTGTTACAAATAGGATTCCAGTTCTTAGGCCACTGTGTGGTGGTAAGTATAAGTTCCACCTTCCCTAAAATCAGTGTCAACAATGTCAACCAGAGGAAAGCAGTCAGAGGGTCTGAAGAGTGGAAGAGGTCCTGGAATGTTGCTCTGAATATAAGGAACGGTGAAAGGATCCCCACAAAGACTCACCCATTGTGAATATAGGCTCTACAACTTTTACTGTTGTTGATTTTCAAGGTCAGGAGgcagaatataaagaagaaacaggCCATTCCAAAACAGACTCTATATACCGCAGAATACCCCACCAGCTTCTCACAGGTGTCGCCAGCTTTAATGCCTTTACAGATATCCTCGAAAAAAGGGatctgaagaaaaagagaaaaagtcatTTGttaaaactaggaaaagaagggcTGCCATGGAGTGTTCTTTCAGCCTACAAGTCAAAATCCAGTGTGAAATACACCATGTGCAGAGAGAAATTAAGACtgagaagaggggcttccctggtggcgcagtggttgagaatctgcctgctaatgcaggggacacgggttcgagccctggtctgggaagatcccacatgccacggagcagctgggcccgtgagccacaattgctgagcctgcgcgtctggagcctgtgccccgcgacgggaggggccgcgatggagaaaggcccgcgcaccgcgatgaagagtggtccccgcaccgcgatgaagagtggcccc encodes the following:
- the SERINC5 gene encoding serine incorporator 5 isoform X2, which produces MYALYFILVVVVCCIMMSNTVANEMREHIPFFEDICKGIKAGDTCEKLVGYSAVYRVCFGMACFFFIFCLLTLKINNSKSCRAYIHNGFWFFKLLLLGAMCSGAFFIPDQETFLNAWRYVGAVGGFLFIGIQLLLLVEFAHKWNKNWTAGTASNKLWYASLSLVTLIMYSIATGGLILMAVFYTQKDGCVENKILLGINGGLCLLISAVAISPCVQNRQPHSGLLQSGLISCYVTYLTFSALSSKPVEVVLDQHGKNVTICVPDFGQDLYRDKNLVAGLGTTLLCACILYSCLTSTTRSSSDALQGRYAAPELEVARCCFCFGSGGEDTEEQQNVKEGPRVIYDEKRGTVYSYAYFHFVFFLASLYVMMTVTNWFNYESANIETFFSGSWSIFWVKMASCWICVLLYLGTLVAPLCRPSPHFSV